The window CAGCTCTGCCAATGGTCGTGTGTACAAAATGAAAACACTTGACGACAATGATTCAAGAAAGCTGTTCTTCGAAGTATTTTCCAAGGGTAAATATTCAGATGCAGATGCAATGGAGTTGAAAGCATCTGCCCTCCTGGAGAAATGTGGCGGCCTACCACTTGCCCTTGAAAGCAAAGCAAAGTTTCTGAAGAGTGAAGAAGACCTGACCAAGAGTAAATGTGAAGATGCCTGCCGCAAGCTTTGTGCTCCAGAAGGGTGTGACGACACACTGGGAAGAATGCATGGGGTTCTTGCCAGCAGCTTTGAGAGTCTATGTAGCCTTGTTCTCCAGCAGTGCTTGCTATATTTCTGTATGTTCCCGCGTGGCCACCGTGTCAGGAGGAATCCTCTAATCAGGCGGTGGCTGGCGGAAGGACTTGTACATGTACAACCAGGGGATGCAGTGAGCACCACACCCCAAGACATTGCAATTGAGAACTTGGAGACCCTGATCGACCGCAGTATCATTCAGTCCACGGATGTGAGCACCTGTGGGAACGTCAAGAGATGCCAACCTCCTGGGATGATGCTCGAGTACATTGTCCGCAAGtccatgtctcaaaatttcatcaCCTTGCTTTGTGGTAAGAGTGAGACGGCTGAAGAATGGGACTACGTTCGCCGGCTTTCGCTCCATGATTACTGTGCTGCAAAACTACCCAAGGGCTTATCTCGTCTCCGGACCTTGGCAGTATTCCCTGCTAGAGATGCTGCCAAAAATGAACCTACATTGAATTTTGCGGAGTATGAACTGCTGCGAGTGTTGGATTTAGAAGAATGTGATGGTCTAAATGACGGGCACCTCCAGAACATATGCAACCTGgtgtttctgaaatatttgagccTTGGGGGCCTCATTAGTGAGGTCCCAAAGAAAATTGCCAGGCTGCAATGGTTAGAGACACTGGACCTGAGGAGAACCAAGATAGAGAAGGTGCCCGTGGAAGTCATCCAGCTCCCCCAGTTAAAACATCTCCATGGCAAGTTTCAGCTTATTGAAGGTGACTGTGGAAAGGCAAATGCAGAGCACTTGTCTAAGAGAAGTACCCTGGAgacactttcaggatttgtcacagGAGAAAGCGAAGGATTTCCACAGGTGATGCGCCACATGAAGCGGCTGAGAAAGGTAAAAATATGGTGCAAATCCACCACAAGCAGAAGAAACCTGATCCatcttgaagaggccatcaaggtgTTCATTCGTGATGGGAACGAATGGCCTCATCGCTCCTTATCCATTGACTTCCAAGAATGCACAGACCCATTCCTGAGTTCTCTGAAAGCCCCCGGAAGTCTTGCCTCGCTGAAGCTGCGGGGCAATCTCGGGCGATTCCCTCAGTTCGTTACGAAGCTGAACAGAATCGAGGAGCTGTGTCTGTCGTCGACTAGCCTAAGCCAGGGTGTTCTTCTATCTGGTGGTCGCCTGGACACACTGAAGTATCTGAAGCTCATTGAAGACAACATCGGGCCTCTTGAAATACGGCACGAGCACTTCCCAAGCCTCCGGCGTATATGGCTCGTCGGCGCACAAAGCCTGCATGGCGTAACAACCGGAGCTCTGCCGCATCTTACCTCACTTCATATGATATGCGAATCTTTAAATGGTCTTGCCGGCATCGAAATCAGACGCCTAGAAGGATTAAAGGAAGTGAGGCTCCATTCTGGGGTCGATCAAGGAACGAAGGATGCATGGAAGGAAGCTGCAAGGGGCCATCCTAAGAGGCCCGACGTTCTGCTTCACTGAGTGCTGAGTCTTGAAGCAGCGCCATGGTTAGTTTTTCTCGTCTCCTTCGTCGTATTCATGCCTTCTTTCTGGAGGTTATCTTCCTCTTCACCTGTATCTGTTGTCAAAACCCTTTGGTCGTGTGCAGTCAATGTACCTTTTCCAAGTTATGTAGGAGTAGATTATTTGCTTCCTATTGTTGTTTTTTGGGACAGAGACAGAAAGTCCATCTATTTTGTTGTAacctatcttttagttagtgtaaaTATATTTGTTTTTGTTGTTCTTGTATGTGTATCCTGTTCCGAAAGAGTGTTTTTTTTTACTCCCAGGTGTACCCACACCCCTCGTGAACAGcaagttttgtaatctgaaaaaacaTAGCACTCTCGCTTCATGAAGTTTTGTAAGTGCCTACAACTTTTGAGCATATTCGAGGaccaaaaaatttggaattttgaTTTCCCCCCTATTTTCTGTGAATTTAGTGAACACTTTTTGTGGAAAAAAGTATTCATAAACCCCTAAAGTATCACGTTTCGGCATGAATACGACGAAGTTTTTAAAACCAGATCCTTAAGTTTTTAAAACCGAACAAAACACCCTCTCAGCGTGTTTTAAGCGGTTTCCGTGGGTGGTATTGTCAGGCAATTGGAATAGTCAAAGACCAGTCAATGGTTATGCACAGGGCGCCGTGGAGTCGTTCGGCTCACCAGCCAATGGGCATAACAGCACCTGCCTGTTAGGCATCGGGATAACGCTCTGTTTCGTACTAGCGCGAGACATAACGGCCGTCAACCCCCTCTCCGTCTGGCCACTCCGACGTGGCAACTCACTTNNNNNNNNNNNNNNNNNNNNNNNNNNNNNNNNNNNNNNNNNNNNNNNNNNNNNNNNNNNNNNNNNNNNNNNNNNNNNNNNNNNNNNNNNNNNNNNNNNNNNNNNNNNNNNNNNNNNNNNNNNNNNNNNNNNNNNNNNNNNNNNNNNNNNNNNNNNNNNNNNNNNNNNNNNNNNNNNNNNNNNNNNNNNNNNNNNNNNNNNNNNNNNNNNNNNNNNNNNNNNNNNNNNNNNNNNNNNNNNNNNNNNNNNNNNNNNNNNNNNNNNNNNNNNNNNNNNNNNNNNNNNNNNNNNNNNNNNNNNNNNNNNNNNNNNNNNNNNNNNNNNNNNNNNNNNNNNNNNNNNNNNNNNNNNNNNNNNNNNNNNNNNNNNNNNNNNNNNNNNNNNNNNNNNNNNNNNNNNNNNNNNNNNNNNNNNNNNNNNTTCACCCATGTCAGAAATCGTGTTAACTGCCGCAAAACGGTCAAATGTGATGGTTTTTTCCAATTCACTCCGATTGGTGTGATGTGTTTTTATGCTTACTTAAGACTTGTGGGGCCTCCACAGTTATATAGGAAACAAGTCAAGCTGTTTTTTTGTTATACAAATGGGGAAACCTCTTTCTAGGTTATGGCCTTTTTTGAGCCTTCACTTATCATCCCCTTCTCGGCTCAGTTCTCTGGTTTAGCTTGTAATGCTCATTTAGTCATATAATGAGGAGTTGATCTGTTACAGGGAGTTTTCCTTCCATTAAAATTTTACATGGTAGGCACCTAtgatccataataagtgtcgcagATTTGAACTAAGGTTGGAAGGAGTACCTTTTAACTTGTTGCATATGTCATAAAGGTGGATCTAAACTTTGTTTATTACATCTCTGTTATGAATGATTGTCATTTTTCGCTCTGTGTGTCAGCTTCTGGGGATTTTTTTTCCGCATGTCTTCCTATTTTATGTTATTTCTACAAAAATGTCTGATGTCCTGAAACTAATCTTACTGAATGATCTGAAAGATAATTTCTTTCATGGATAACTGTGGAGCTTAAAAGATTTATTTTATGCAAACAATCAAGGGGTGGAAGTGGAACAATATTCTTATATTGAATCACATAGCCATTGGTGATATAATGGAACAGAAGTGTTTCATGTTtgcgttgaaggaaatatgccctagaggcaataataaagttgttattttatattttcttatttcatgataaatgtttaatattcatgctagaattgtattaaccggaaacttgatacatgtgtgaatacatagacaaaaaatattgtgtccctagtaagcctctactagactagcttgttgaccaaagatggttaagtttcctaaccgtagacatgtgttgtcatttggtaaacggggtcacatcattacgagaatgatgtgatggacaagacccattcgttagcttagcattattgaaagtgctagttatcgactaggggggtgaataggcgatttttatgaaagtcttcaaaacactgtGGCTTTAAAGACAAATAGGTAAACTGAGCCTATATAGTAAGGAGCGGAATGAAAGCTACACTAGGCAAGCATAAGTCTAACATACAACATAATGAAGGCGCGAAGACTAATTGCAACTAGGTAGACAGGATCAGAAAGGTAGATAGTACGAAGCTAAACAGACAATAGCCTTCACAgtgtgaagtcaaacagattagacaggcaagcaatgacttGACGAAGACAATTGTAAAGTAAGGAGGGTAGATGATAGAACCAATAGCttgatgaagacaaggatttggtagaccagttccagttgctgtgacaactgtacatctgattagggaggctgagatttaactcagaagaccgtgtcttcaccttattccccttgagctaaggatacccagtcctcgcccaatcactctggtaagtcttcgaggtagacttccaaaacttcacagactttgttcaccggcaatccacaatgactcttggatgctcagaacgcgacacctaaccggctcgaggattcacagtcctcaagtgtaacaagtctttagatcacgtggacagaaagacttcagtgatgcttaacactctttggctctgggtgttttgggctttgtcctcgcaaggatttctctctcaaatgcttcggaggtgggttgctctcaaacgacaaaagccgtgcactaactctgagcggcCACCAATTTAtgatgtagggggtgggctatttatagactggaggcaacccgacctgatatgtccaaaatgaccctgggtcactaaggaactgacacatgttcaacAGTCAGATTTTAAACTCACacggcagcttggcttgggctacgagcaaagctgactcattcagctttggataagatttgctctcattgtcttcgaagacataggatttggggttGATCATCACTTCAATCACTCTGACTttcttcacttggaccccacttaacagtatgatggttcctatgactctataagaagaagaggaaactacgaaacaactatgtcttcgtactccatagtcttcaagtgaatagcttcacgcatcataatcttcgtcgtgaatgtcttcatgaaccaccattgtcttcaatgtcttcatacatttttaggggtcatctctggtaggtaaaccgaatcaatgagggacactacctgtgttatcctgcaattctcacaaacacattagtctctcaaccacatttgtcatc is drawn from Triticum dicoccoides isolate Atlit2015 ecotype Zavitan chromosome 4A, WEW_v2.0, whole genome shotgun sequence and contains these coding sequences:
- the LOC119288214 gene encoding disease resistance protein RGA4-like, which translates into the protein MAMEAAIIGALLKTALPKAVSVLGGSRDVESIQLELSYIEATIRDHRKKTGGKDTSHLREAWIHDLTRFAFDIEDCVDRFLQQVPEDGEAGFLRRSVRSAKNTVYTRTVFSPKIRKLKTRSVEIHRRLKRYIEEEAKGVAVTPDGAASIPTAGAHAWSGAPAAAVGMDEPLGELLELVREPGGPSEGKLRVISVVGFHGLGKTLLARQVFDHGDVREQFPLRVWVWAAGKGKPAVLKEMLDKVLQNGAGSSADGARQADSAPAGTHGATATSSANSLASQVEENGVEQVQTGERTAAGGVHGVGPVGTWRQCIQAVWWALATILLYILSPAFTMANMVRASSLQVESADIRSATVNASISTSTATLVDENKSVQMKRQAGRGKAIQEDTHEDGVDDTTIIEQRLRSYLKNQRYLIVIDGMQTEELCNITSVFPVDKGVDSRVIVTTTIKKIARRCSSANGRVYKMKTLDDNDSRKLFFEVFSKGKYSDADAMELKASALLEKCGGLPLALESKAKFLKSEEDLTKSKCEDACRKLCAPEGCDDTLGRMHGVLASSFESLCSLVLQQCLLYFCMFPRGHRVRRNPLIRRWLAEGLVHVQPGDAVSTTPQDIAIENLETLIDRSIIQSTDVSTCGNVKRCQPPGMMLEYIVRKSMSQNFITLLCGKSETAEEWDYVRRLSLHDYCAAKLPKGLSRLRTLAVFPARDAAKNEPTLNFAEYELLRVLDLEECDGLNDGHLQNICNLVFLKYLSLGGLISEVPKKIARLQWLETLDLRRTKIEKVPVEVIQLPQLKHLHGKFQLIEGDCGKANAEHLSKRSTLETLSGFVTGESEGFPQVMRHMKRLRKVKIWCKSTTSRRNLIHLEEAIKVFIRDGNEWPHRSLSIDFQECTDPFLSSLKAPGSLASLKLRGNLGRFPQFVTKLNRIEELCLSSTSLSQGVLLSGGRLDTLKYLKLIEDNIGPLEIRHEHFPSLRRIWLVGAQSLHGVTTGALPHLTSLHMICESLNGLAGIEIRRLEGLKEVRLHSGVDQGTKDAWKEAARGHPKRPDVLLH